One Oryza glaberrima chromosome 10, OglaRS2, whole genome shotgun sequence DNA segment encodes these proteins:
- the LOC127753270 gene encoding F-box/kelch-repeat protein At1g22040-like, translating into MGALLSSPNSKNQPWEHGEASKADSSKKLRMSAPPLSGGYDHPGLIPGLPDEISLQILARMPRMGYLNAKMVSRSWKAAITGVELYRVRKELGVSEEWLYMLTKSDDGKLVWNAFDPVCGQWQRLPLMPGISHGGECKRGIPGLWLGDLLSAGIRVSDVIRGWLGQRDSLDRLPFCGCAIGTVDGCIYVLGGFSRGSAMKCVWRYDPFVNAWQEVSSMSTGRAFCKASLLNNKLYVVGGVSKGKNGLAPLQSAEVFDPRTGIWVEVPDIPFSKAQALPTAFLAELLKPIATGMTSFGGKLYVPQSLYSWPFFVDVGGEIFDPETNSWAEMPVGMGEGWPARQAGTKLSAVIDGDLYALEPSTSSDRGKIKIYDPQEDAWKVAIGQVPVGDFAESECPYLLAGFLGKLNLIIKDVDSKINIMQTDVLKPVELSAPGNGPTCQNQQLSSEQETNLWKVIVSKNLAAAELVSCQVLNI; encoded by the coding sequence ATGGGGGCCCTTTTGAGCTCCCCCAACAGCAAGAACCAGCCATGGGAGCATGGTGAAGCTTCAAAGGCAGATTCCTCCAAGAAGCTGCGGATGTCGGCGCCGCCTCTGTCCGGTGGCTACGACCACCCCGGGCTGATCCCGGGGCTCCCGGATGAGATCTCGCTGCAGATCCTCGCAAGGATGCCCCGGATGGGTTATCTGAATGCAAAGATGGTTTCGAGGAGCTGGAAGGCTGCGATCACTGGCGTGGAGCTGTACCGGGTGAGGAAGGAGCTGGGTGTGAGTGAGGAATGGCTGTACATGCTTACCAAGTCAGATGATGGGAAGCTAGTGTGGAATGCATTCGATCCGGTTTGTGGCCAATGGCAGAGGCTGCCACTGATGCCGGGGATCAGCCATGGAGGAGAATGCAAGAGGGGCATCCCTGGGTTGTGGTTAGGGGATTTGTTGAGCGCCGGCATCAGGGTCTCTGATGTTATTAGAGGCTGGCTTGGCCAAAGGGATTCATTGGATAGGCTTCCGTTCTGCGGTTGTGCAATTGGGACGGTCGACGGGTGCATCTATGTTTTGGGTGGATTCTCTAGAGGCTCGGCGATGAAATGTGTATGGAGGTATGATCCTTTTGTCAATGCGTGGCAGGAGGTTAGCTCGATGAGCACCGGGCGCGCGTTCTGCAAGGCTAGCCTGCTGAACAACAAGCTGTATGTTGTTGGTGGTGTCAGCAAAGGCAAGAACGGGTTAGCTCCGCTCCAATCCGCCGAGGTGTTTGACCCAAGGACAGGAATTTGGGTGGAGGTGCCTGACATCCCGTTCTCGAAAGCGCAAGCTCTACCAACTGCCTTCTTGGCTGAGCTGCTGAAGCCCATTGCGACAGGAATGACCTCATTTGGAGGCAAGCTTTATGTTCCTCAAAGTCTGTATTCCTGGCCATTCTTTGTTGATGTTGGTGGGGAGATCTTTGATCCGGAGACAAATTCATGGGCGGAAATGCCTGTAGGAATGGGCGAGGGCTGGCCAGCGAGGCAGGCTGGTACGAAGTTAAGTGCTGTCATAGATGGGGACTTGTATGCTTTGGAGCCATCAACTTCTTCTGATAGAGGTAAGATCAAGATTTATGATCCTCAGGAGGATGCTTGGAAGGTTGCCATTGGCCAGGTACCAGTGGGTGACTTTGCAGAGTCGGAATGTCCATACTTACTTGCAGGATTTCTTGGCAAGCTCAATTTGATCATCAAAGATGTAGATAGCAAGATCAATATAATGCAAACCGATGTTCTGAAGCCTGTGGAGTTGTCAGCCCCTGGAAATGGTCCAACATGCCAAAATCAACAACTTTCTTCAGAACAGGAAACTAATTTGTGGAAAGTCATCGTGTCGAAAAATCTTGCAGCCGCTGAATTAGTCAGTTGTCAGGTGCTCAACATATAA
- the LOC127786247 gene encoding pentatricopeptide repeat-containing protein At4g26680, mitochondrial, whose translation MPPPPPRALPLPHFTLPPLAGEDLLFVTALRAHLSTAPPPPTTTAASLSRFLPHLTPLRLSHLILAPTPPPRHDDGGHLLLASLLPSPPPPLPFALLLHSLRPRRSSALLASLLPSIPHHAFPDLLHHVLLTARLAAARPDGGAVPALDVLFSVCARGKKLSLATLAFRAMRAHGLLPRVVSCNVFISAALGLRRPEIALSFFREMRRCRISPNIYTANMVLRAFCDLGRTADAAEVLDKMPEWGVGRTAVSFNTLIAAYCRDGVDAGPALQLKRKMEQEGLVPDVVTYDTIIHGLCKEGRMGKANQVLSEMRAKGVMPNTVTYNTLIHGYVVLGDNAMAGRVHEEMVKNRVELDIVTYNALILGLCNEGKMKKVEHLLRELDRAKLEPNASTFSALIVGWCKMQNSERALQLLNVMKKSGFHPNYATYKMVISSFCKNKDLEGAVDVMGDMLGRCIAPDKALLNEFFDGLWKAKKLHLAENLRSLNNGLKFIPDVYYTGDYRNKDEVINRC comes from the coding sequence atgccgccgccgccgccgcgcgcgctgccgctgccgcactTCACcctcccgccgctcgccggcgaggaccTCCTCTTCGTGACCGCCCTCCGCGCCcacctctccaccgcgccgccgccgccgacgacgaccgccgcctccctctcccgctTCCTCCCTCACCTCACCCCGCTCCGCCTCTCCCACCTCATCCTCGCGCCCACGCCCCCGCCccgccacgacgacggcggccacctcctcctcgcctccctcctcccgtcgccgccgccgccgctccccttcgcgctcctcctccactccctccgcccgcgccgctcctccgccctcctcgcctcccTGCTCCCTTCCATCCCGCACCACGCCTTCCCGGACCTCCTCCACCACGTCCTCCtcaccgcccgcctcgccgccgcccgccccgatGGCGGCGCCGTCCCGGCTCTCGACGTGCTCTTCTCCGTCTGCGCGCGGGGGAAGAAGCTCTCCCTGGCCACGCTCGCGTTCCGCGCCATGCGCGCCCACGGCCTGCTCCCCCGCGTCGTGTCCTGCAACGTCTTCATCTCCGCCGCGCTCGGCCTCAGGCGCCCCGAGATCGCCCTGTCGTTCTTCCGGGAGATGCGCCGGTGTAGGATCTCGCCGAACATCTACACGGCGAACATGGTGCTGCGGGCGTTCTGCGATCTTGGGCGGACCGCGGACGCGGCCGAGGTGCTCGACAAAATGCCGGAGTGGGGCGTTGGCAGGACGGCAGTCAGTTTCAACACGCTGATCGCGGCTTACTGCAGGGATGGTGTCGACGCAGGGCCTGCGCTGCAGCTGAAGAGGAAGATGGAGCAGGAGGGGTTGGTGCCTGACGTGGTGACGTACGACACGATCATCCATGGGCTGTGCAAGGAGGGGAGGATGGGAAAGGCGAACCAGGTGCTGAGCGAGATGAGGGCGAAGGGGGTTATGCCCAACACAGTCACGTATAACACGCTGATTCATGGGTATGTGGTGCTTGGTGATAATGCCATGGCGGGTAGGGTTCATGAGGAGATGGTGAAGAACCGAGTGGAGCTTGATATCGTGACATACAATGCGCTCATTCTTGGGCTTTGCAATGAAGGGAAGATGAAGAAGGTAGAGCACTTGCTTCGGGAGCTTGACAGGGCTAAGCTTGAACCAAATGCATCAACCTTTTCAGCGCTGATTGTTGGGTGGTGCAAGATGCAGAACTCAGAGAGAGCACTACAGCTGTTGAATGTGATGAAGAAAAGTGGCTTCCATCCAAATTACGCCACGTATAAGATGGTTATATCTTCTTTCTGCAAGAACAAGGATTTAGAAGGAGCAGTTGATGTGATGGGGGATATGTTGGGGAGGTGCATTGCTCCTGACAAGGCCTTGTTGAATGAATTTTTTGATGGTCTCTGGAAGGCTAAAAAATTACATCTGGCAGAGAACCTCCGATCACTGAATAATGGTTTGAAGTTCATTCCTGATGTCTACTATACTGGTGATTATAGGAATAAGGATGAAGTGATAAACAGATGCTAA
- the LOC127786244 gene encoding acetyl-CoA carboxylase 1: MEGSYQMNGILNGMSNSRHPSSPSEVDEFCKALGGDSPIHSVLVANNGMAAVKFMRSIRTWALETFGTEKAILLVAMATPEDLKINAEHIRIADQFVEVPGGTNNNNYANVQLIVEIAERTHVSAVWPGWGHASENPELPDALKEKGIIFLGPPSAAMAALGDKIGSSLIAQAAGVPTLPWSGSHVKIPPESCNSIPEEMYRSACVSTTEEAVASCQVVGYPAMIKASWGGGGKGIRKVHNDDEVRALFKQVQGEVPGSPIFIMKVASQSRHLEVQLLCDKHGNVAALHSRDCSVQRRHQKIIEEGPITVAPSETVKELEQAARRLAKCVHYVGAATVEYLYSMETGEYYFLELNPRLQVEHPVTEWIAEINLPAAQVVVGMGVPLYNIPEIRRFYGMEHGGGYDAWRKISAVATKFDLDNAQSVKPKGHCVAVRVTSEDPDDGFKPTSGRVEELNFKSKPNVWAYFSVKSGGAIHEFSDSQFGHVFAFGESRSLAIANMVLGLKEIQIRGEIRTNVDYTVDLLNAAEYRENKIHTGWLDSRIAMRVRAERPPWYLSVVGGALYEASSRSSSVVTDYVGYLSKGQIPPKHISLVNLTVTLNIEGSKYTIETVRRGPRSYTLRMNGSEIEAEIHSLRDGGLLMQLDGNSHVIYAETEAAGTRLLINGRTCLLQKEHDPSKLLADTPCKLLRFLVADGSHVDADTPYAEVEVMKMCMPLLLPASGVIHFVMPEGQAMQAADLIARLDLDDPSSVRRAEPFHGTFPKLGPPTAVSGKVHQKFAASVNSAHMILAGYEHNINEVVQDLLNCLDSPELPFLQWQELMSVLATRLPKDLRNELDGKYKEYELNSDFRKNKDFPAKLLRGIIEANLAYCSEKDRVTNERLVEPLMSLVKSYEGGRESHARVVVKSLFEEYLSVEELFSDNIQSDVIERLRLQHAKDLEKVVYIVFSHQGVRTKNKLILRLMEALVYPNPSAYRDQLIRFSGLNNTVYSELALKASQLLEHTKLSELRTSIARSLSELEMFTEEGERVSTPRRKMAINERMEDLVGAPLAVEDALVALFDHSDPTLQRRVVETYIRRLYQPYLVKGSVRMQWHRSGLIALWEFSEEHIKQRNGQDAMSLKQQVEDPEEKRWGVMVVIKSLQYLSSAIDAALKETSHYKAGAGNVSNGNSASSSHGNMLHIALVGINNQMSTLQDSGDEDQAQERINKISKILKDSTVTSHLNGAGVRVVSCIIQRDEGRPPMRHSFQWSVDKIYYEEDPMLRHVEPPLSTFLELNKVNLDGYNEVKYTPSRDRQWHIYTLIKNKKDQRSNDQRLFLRTIVRQPGVTNGFLSGNVDNEVGRAQASSSYTSSSILRSLMAALEEIELHAHNETVRSSYSHMYLCILRVQQLFDLIPFSSTIDNVGQDEATACTLLKNMALNIYEHVGVRMHRLSVCQWEVKLWLDCDGQASGAWRVVVTNVTGHTCTVDIYREVEDSNTHQLFYHSVTPSLGPLHGIALDEPYKPLDAIDLKRYSARKNETTYCYDFPLAFETALKRSWKSTLSVVAEANEHNKSYAKVTELMFADSTGSWGTPLVPVERSPGINDIGIVAWIMKLSTPEFPSGREIIVVSNDVTFKAGSFGPREDAFFDAVTNLACERKLPLIYLSATAGARLGVAEEIKACFNVGWSDDESPERGFHYIYLTEQDYSRLSSSVIAHELKLESGETRWVVDTIVGKEDGLGCENLHGSGAIASAYSKAYKETFTLTFVTGRAVGIGAYLARLGMRCIQRLDQPIILTGFSALNKLLGREVYSSHMQLGGPKIMATNGVVHLTVSDDLEGVSAILKWLSYVPPYVGGPLPIMKPLDPPDRPVTYFPENSCDARAAICGVQDSQGKWMGGMFDRESFVETLEGWAKTVVTGRAKLGGIPVGVIAVETQTMMQVIPADPGQLDSAERVVPQAGQVWFPDSATKTAQALLDFNREELPLFILANWRGFSGGQRDLFEGILQAGSNIVENLRTYNQPAFVYIPMGGELRGGAWVVVDSKINPEHIEMYAERTAKGNVLEPEGLVEIKFRPKELEECMLRLDPELIKLSTRLREMKKENAGLSEMDTTRRSIIARMKQLMPIYTQVATRFAELHDTSARMAAKGVIGKVVDWEESRSFFYRRLRRRVTEDALAKEIREVAGEQLSQKSALDYIKKWYLSSNGSDGNSEKWNNDEAFFAWKDDPTNYENQLEELKAERVSKWLSRLAESPDVKALPNGLSIVLNKMNPSKREQVIDGLRQLLG; the protein is encoded by the exons ATGGAGGGATCTTACCAAATGAATGGCATACTGAACGGGATGTCTAATTCGAGGCATCCGTCGTCGCCCTCTGAGGTCGATGAGTTCTGCAAAGCGCTCGGTGGTGATTCACCGATACACAGTGTGCTGGTTGCCAACAATGGCATGGCCGCTGTCAAGTTCATGCGCAGCATCCGTACATGGGCGCTGGAGACCTTTGGGACGGAGAAGGCGATTCTTTTGGTCGCCATGGCAACTCCTGAGGACTTGAAGATAAACGCAGAGCACATAAGGATCGCCGACCAATTCGTAGAAGTTCCTGGTGGTACAAATAATAACAATTATGCGAATGTACAGCTCATAGTGGAG ATAGCAGAGAGAACACATGTTTCTGCAGTTTGGCCTGGCTGGGGTCATGCATCTGAGAATCCTGAACTTCCGGATGCACTGAAGGAGAAAGGAATAATTTTTCTTGGGCCACCATCAGCCGCGATGGCAGCGCTAGGTGATAAGATTGGTTCATCTCTTATTGCACAAGCAGCAGGAGTTCCAACTCTTCCATGGAGTGGATCACAT GTGAAAATTCCACCAGAAAGCTGCAATTCGATACCTGAGGAGATGTACAGGAGTGCCTGTGTCTCCACTACAGAGGAAGCAGTAGCTAGTTGTCAGGTGGTGGGATATCCTGCTATGATCAAGGCATCatggggtggtggtggtaaaGGAATAAGGAAG GTACATAATGATGATGAGGTGAGAGCACTGTTTAAGCAAGTTCAGGGAGAAGTCCCTGGCTCACCTATATTTATTATGAAGGTGGCATCTCAG AGCCGACATCTAGAGGTTCAGTTGCTCTGTGACAAACATGGCAATGTGGCAGCTCTGCACAGTCGAGACTGTAGTGTTCAAAGAAGGCACCAAAag ATTATTGAGGAGGGGCCAATTACAGTTGCTCCTTCAGAGACAGTTAAAGAGCTTGAGCAAGCAGCAAGGCGGCTTGCTAAATGTGTGCATTATGTGGGTGCTGCTACAGTAGAATATTTGTACAGCATGGAAACAGGAGAATACTATTTTCTGGAGCTTAATCCACGGTTGCAAGTAGAACACCCTGTTACCGAATGGATAGCTGAAATAAACTTGCCTGCAGCTCAAGTTGTTGTAGGAATGGGTGTGCCGCTCTACAATATTCCTG AGATCAGACGCTTTTATGGAATGGAGCATGGTGGTGGTTACGATGCGTGGAGGAAAATATCAGCTGTTGCAACTAAGTTTGATTTGGATAATGCACAGTCTGTAAAGCCAAAGGGTCACTGTGTAGCAGTCAGAGTTACCAGTGAGGATCCAGATGATGGATTTAAGCCTACTAGTGGAAGAGTTGAGGAGCTAAACTTTAAAAGCAAACCAAATGTTTGGGCCTATTTCTCCGTTAAG TCTGGGGGAGCAATTCATGAATTTTCAGATTCTCAATTTG GACATGTGTTTGCATTCGGGGAATCTAGATCGTTGGCAATAGCAAATATGGTGCTTGGGTTAAAAGAGATCCAAATCCGTGGAGAGATACGCACTAATGTTGATTACACAGTGGATCTCTTGAAT gCTGCAGAATATCGGGAAAATAAGATCCACACTGGTTGGCTAGACAGCAGAATTGCTATGCGTGTTAGAGCTGAGAGGCCCCCATGGTACCTTTCAGTTGTTGGAGGAGCTCTATAT GAAGCATCAAGCAGGAGCTCAAGCGTTGTTACAGATTATGTTGGTTATCTCAGCAAAGGTCAAATACCACCAAAG CATATCTCTCTTGTTAATTTGACTGTTACCCTAAATATTGAGGGAAGCAAATACACG ATTGAGACAGTAAGACGTGGGCCCCGTAGCTACACATTAAGAATGAATGGGTCAGAGATTGAAGCAGAGATACACTCGTTGCGAGATGGAGGACTCTTGATGCAA TTGGATGGAAACAGTCATGTAATTTATGCGGAGACAGAAGCTGCTGGTACACGCCTTCTCATCAATGGGAGAACATGCTTATTACAG AAAGAGCATGATCCTTCCAAATTGTTGGCTGATACACCTTGCAAACTTCTTCGGTTCTTGGTTGCGGATGGCTCTCATGTAGATGCTGATACACCATATGCTGAGGTTGAGGTCATGAAGATGTGTATGCCGCTGTTACTACCAGCTTCTGGTGTTATTCATTTTGTCATGCCTGAGGGTCAAGCCATGCAG GCGGCTGACCTGATAGCAAGGTTGGACCTTGATGACCCCTCTTCTGTGAGGAGAGCTGAACCATTCCATGGCACCTTTCCAAAACTGGGACCTCCAACTGCTGTTTCTGGAAAAGTTCACCAAAAGTTTGCTGCAAGTGTCAATTCCGCACACATGATCCTTGCAGGATATGAACATAATATCAATGAA GTTGTACAAGATTTGTTAAACTGCTTAGATAGCCCTGAGCTTCCTTTTCTACAGTGGCAAGAACTTATGTCTGTTTTGGCAACTCGGCTCCCGAAAGATCTCAGGAATGAG TTGGATGGCAAGTACAAGGAGTATGAGTTGAACTCTGATTTTCGGAAGAACAAGGATTTTCCTGCCAAGTTACTAAGGGGAATTATAGAG GCAAATCTTGCATACTGTTCTGAAAAAGATAGAGTTACTAATGAGAGGCTTGTTGAGCCACTTATGAGCCTGGTCAAATCATACGAGGGTGGGAGAGAAAGCCACGCTCGTGTTGTTGTCAAGTCTCTATTTGAGGAGTACCTGTCTGTTGAGGAACTCTTCAGTGACAATATTCAG TCTGATGTGATAGAACGTCTACGACTTCAACATGCCAAAGACCTTGAGAAGGTCGTATACATTGTTTTCTCCCACCAG GGTGTGCGGACCAAAAATAAACTCATACTACGGCTTATGGAAGCATTAGTCTATCCAAATCCATCTGCTTACAGAGACCAGTTGATTCGTTTCTCTGGGCTGAACAACACAGTGTACTCTGAG TTGGCACTTAAAGCAAGCCAGCTTCTTGAGCATACTAAATTGAGTGAACTCCGCACAAGCATAGCAAGAAGCCTCTCAGAGCTGGAGATGTTTACTGAAGAAGGAGAGCGGGTGTCAACACCCAGGAGAAAGATGGCCATTAATGAGAGGATGGAAGATTTAGTGGGTGCCCCACTTGCAGTTGAAGATGCCCTTGTGGCTTTGTTTGATCACAGTGATCCTACACTTCAGCGGAGAGTGGTCGAGACATACATACGTAGATTGTATCAG CCTTATCTGGTCAAGGGCAGTGTTCGGATGCAGTGGCATAGATCTGGTCTAATTGCTTTATGGGAATTCTCGGAAGAGCATATTAAGCAAAGAAATGGACAAGATGCGATGTCTCTAAAGCAGCAAGTTGAGGACCCCGAAGAGAAAAGATGGGGTGTCATGGTTGTAATCAAGTCTCTCCAGTATTTATCTAGTGCTATTGATGCTGCATTGAAGGAGACTTCACACTACAAAGCAGGTGCTGGAAATGTCTCGAATGGCAATTCTGCAAGTTCCAGCCATGGCAATATGCTGCATATTGCTTTGGTTGGTATCAACAATCAGATGAGCACTCTTCAAGACAG TGGTGATGAGGACCAGGCTCAAGAAAGGAtcaacaaaatttcaaaaattttgaagGATAGTACTGTAACATCACATCTCAATGGTGCTGGCGTTAGGGTAGTCAGCTGCATTATCCAAAGGGATGAAGGGCGCCCACCGATGCGTCACTCCTTCCAATGGTCAGTTGATAAGATATATTATGAAGAGGATCCGATGCTCCGCCATGTTGAACCTCCTCTATCTACATTCCTTGAGTTG AACAAGGTGAATTTGGATGGTTACAATGAAGTAAAGTACACTCCATCACGCGATCGCCAGTGGCATATTTACACACTCATCAAGAACAAGAAAGATCAGAGATCAAATGACCAGAGGTTGTTCCTTCGTACCATAGTAAGGCAACCAGGTGTGACCAATGGGTTTTTGTCAGGAAATGTTGACAATGAAGTAGGCCGTGCTCAGGCTTCATCATCATACACATCAAGTAGTATACTCAGATCACTGATGGCAGCACTAGAAGAAATAGAGCTACATGCACATAATGAGACAGTGAGGTCAAGCTATTCACACATGTATCTGTGCATATTGAGAGTACAACAGTTGTTTGATCTTATACCATTTTCAAG CACGATTGATAATGTTGGTCAAGATGAAGCAACTGCATGTACGCTTTTGAAGAATATGGCTTTGAATATATATGAACATGTTGGGGTGAGGATGCATCGCCTTTCTGTGTGTCAGTGGGAAGTGAAGTTATGGTTGGATTGTGATGGACAAGCAAGCGGTGCTTGGAGAGTAGTTGTTACCAATGTAACTGGCCACACCTGCACTGTCGAT ATTTACCGAGAAGTGGAGGATTCTAATACACATCAACTTTTCTACCACTCTGTTACACCATCACTGGGTCCTTTGCATGGCATTGCGTTGGATGAACCATACAAGCCATTGGATGCTATTGACCTCAAACGTTACTCTGCTAGGAAGAACGAAACTACGTACTGCTATGACTTCCCGCTG GCTTTTGAAACAGCACTGAAGAGGTCATGGAAATCAACCCTCTCTGTTGTTGCTGAAGCTAATGAGCATAATAAGAGCTATGCTAAAGTGACAGAGCTTATGTTTGCTGATTCAACTGGATCATGGGGTACTCCTTTGGTTCCAGTTGAGCGTTCTCCAGGTATCAATGATATTGGCATTGTCGCTTGGATCATGAAGCTCTCCACACCAGAATTTCCAAGTGGCCGGGAGATTATTGTTGTTTCAAATGATGTGACATTTAAAGCTGGATCATTTGGTCCTAGGGAAGATGCTTTCTTTGATGCGGTCACCAATCTTGCTTGTGAGAGGAAACTTCCTCTTATCTACTTGTCAGCAACTGCTGGTGCTAGGCTCGGTGTAGCTGAGGAAATAAAAGCATGCTTCAATGTTGGTTGGTCTGATGACGAGAGCCCTGAACGTGGTTTTCATTACATTTACCTCACTGAACAAGATTATTCACGCCTGAGTTCTTCGGTTATAGCCCATGAACTGAAACTAGAAAGTGGAGAAACTAGATGGGTTGTTGATACCATTGTTGGAAAAGAGGATGGACTCGGTTGTGAGAACTTGCATGGAAGTGGTGCCATTGCCAGTGCCTATTCTAAAGCATACAAGGAGACCTTTACTCTGACATTCGTAACTGGACGAGCTGTTGGAATTGGTGCTTATCTTGCTCGGTTAGGCATGAGGTGTATACAGCGTCTTGATCAGCCAATTATTTTGACAGGATTTTCTGCGCTGAATAAGCTTCTGGGGCGGGAGGTATACAGCTCTCACATGCAACTAGGTGGCCCCAAAATCATGGCTACAAATGGTGTCGTCCATCTGACTGTGTCAGATGACCTTGAAGGTGTTTCTGCAATCTTGAAATGGCTCAGCTATGTTCCTCCTTATGTTGGTGGTCCTCTTCCTATCATGAAGCCTCTTGACCCACCGGATAGACCTGTAACATACTTCCCTGAGAATTCATGTGATGCTCGTGCAGCTATCTGCGGTGTGCAGGACAGTCAAGGCAAGTGGATGGGTGGTATGTTTGACAGAGAAAGCTTCGTGGAGACATTAGAAGGCTGGGCAAAAACTGTTGTCACCGGAAGAGCAAAGCTTGGTGGAATTCCAGTTGGTGTCATAGCTGTGGAAACCCAGACTATGATGCAAGTCATCCCTGCTGATCCAGGTCAGCTTGATTCTGCCGAGCGTGTGGTTCCTCAAGCAGGGCAGGTGTGGTTTCCTGATTCTGCCACCAAAACAGCCCAGGCATTGCTGGATTTCAACCGTGAAGAGCTTCCGCTGTTCATCCTCGCTAACTGGAGAGGCTTTTCTGGTGGGCAAAGGGATCTGTTTGAAGGAATCCTTCAGGCTGGTTCTAATATTGTTGAGAATCTGAGGACATATAACCAGCCTGCTTTTGTGTATATTCCAATGGGCGGAGAGCTTAGGGGAGGTGCATGGGTTGTGGTAGATAGCAAAATCAATCCAGAACACATTGAGATGTATGCTGAGAGAACTGCAAAAGGTAATGTCCTTGAACCAGAAGGATTGGTTGAGATCAAATTCAGGCCAAAGGAACTGGAAGAATGCATGCTAAGGCTTGACCCGGAGTTGATCAAGCTGAGTACAAGGCTGAGAGAAATGAAGAAGGAAAATGCTGGCCTCTCGGAAATGGACACCACTAGGAGGAGTATTATTGCTCGGATGAAGCAACTGATGCCTATATATACCCAGGTTGCTACACGGTTTGCTGAATTGCATGACACCTCTGCTAGAATGGCTGCCAAAGGTGTGATCGGAAAGGTTGTCGATTGGGAAGAATCTCGGTCCTTTTTCTATAGGAGGTTGCGAAGGAGAGTTACTGAAGATGCACTTGCCAAGGAAATCAGAGAAGTTGCTGGCGAGCAGCTGTCCCAGAAATCTGCATTGGACTATATCAAGAAATGGTACCTTTCTTCCAATGGATCTGATGGAAACAGTGAAAAGTGGAATAACGATGAAGCTTTCTTTGCTTGGAAAGATGATCCAACAAACTATGAGAATCAACTCGAGGAGTTGAAGGCTGAAAGAGTATCCAAGTGGCTCTCGCGTCTCGCTGAAAGCCCTGATGTGAAAGCTTTGCCAAATGGTCTTTCAATTGTTCTTAACAAG ATGAATCCTTCAAAGAGGGAGCAGGTTATTGATGGTCTCAGGCAGCTTCTGGGTTGA